In Streptomyces sp. NBC_00414, a single window of DNA contains:
- a CDS encoding helix-turn-helix domain-containing protein translates to MTSAAYTSGSVSVSAATRGGVSAADQGVGPLLRGWREQRRVSQLELALRAGSSARHISFIETGRSRPSEEMVLRLAEHLDVPVRDRNSLLLAAGYAPHYPETPLDDPALDALREGVERLIQGYEPYPALVVDATYNVVAANRGILMLLGSVPEHLLAPPLNAMRLTLHPEGLAPRIRNLREWRGHLLAQMERDIALRRSEPLRALYEEVAAYPAPPTPAPPAPPTPAPSGPCSPAGDSVTLDEEPAEPVPYFALPMVIEHEGRLLSFISSISTFNTPMDVTVAELAIETLLPADPATVKYLHSLLS, encoded by the coding sequence ATGACCAGCGCCGCGTACACCTCCGGGTCCGTCAGCGTGTCCGCCGCTACGCGGGGCGGTGTCTCCGCCGCCGACCAGGGAGTCGGCCCGCTGCTGCGCGGCTGGCGGGAGCAGCGCCGGGTGAGTCAGCTGGAGCTGGCGTTGCGGGCGGGGTCGTCGGCGCGGCACATCAGCTTCATCGAGACGGGCCGCTCCCGGCCGAGCGAGGAGATGGTGCTGCGGCTCGCCGAGCACCTGGACGTACCGGTGCGCGACCGCAACTCCCTTCTGCTCGCGGCCGGTTACGCGCCGCACTATCCGGAGACCCCGCTGGACGATCCGGCGCTGGACGCGCTGCGGGAGGGGGTGGAGCGGCTGATCCAGGGCTACGAGCCCTATCCGGCGCTGGTGGTGGACGCCACGTACAACGTGGTCGCCGCCAACCGGGGCATCCTGATGCTGCTCGGCAGCGTCCCCGAGCACCTGCTCGCCCCTCCGCTGAACGCGATGCGGCTGACGCTGCATCCCGAGGGTCTGGCGCCCAGGATCCGCAACCTGCGCGAGTGGCGCGGCCATCTGCTGGCCCAGATGGAGAGGGACATCGCCCTGCGGCGCTCGGAGCCGCTGCGCGCGCTGTACGAGGAGGTGGCCGCCTATCCGGCTCCCCCCACTCCCGCGCCTCCGGCTCCGCCCACTCCCGCGCCTTCCGGGCCCTGCTCCCCGGCCGGGGACTCCGTGACGCTCGACGAGGAGCCCGCGGAGCCGGTCCCCTACTTCGCGCTGCCGATGGTGATCGAACACGAGGGGCGGTTGCTGTCGTTCATCTCGTCCATCTCCACGTTCAACACGCCGATGGACGTGACGGTCGCCGAGCTGGCCATCGAGACGCTGCTCCCGGCCGACCCGGCGACGGTCAAGTACCTGCACTCGCTGCTGTCTTGA